One segment of Parvularcula sp. IMCC14364 DNA contains the following:
- the murF gene encoding UDP-N-acetylmuramoyl-tripeptide--D-alanyl-D-alanine ligase, which translates to MNHNLWTAYEAAAATGGMLCVRGGGDGAELPEESWSARGISIDTRTIRPGEIFVALKDARDGHDFIRNAFKAGASAALVSKAPQDTPDGAPLLLVNDTLTGLEALAAAARDRCFGQMIAVTGSAGKTSTKEMLRAALVPSGKVHAAERSFNNHLGVPLTLAELPNDTAFGVFEIGMNHAGEITPLTRLVRPHIAIVTTVAAAHLEFFDNMTGIAEAKAEIFAGLRKSGVAILPRDNEFYDLLKARVRDNNPAGATQKIVSFGSHPEADYRLLDINSRGDEGMDISVSISGETHHFRLGLQGEHQAMNAMAVLAAVDHAGGDRSAAMEALAGLAPVEGRGLPQVLSLQARTFTLIDESYNANPASMAAAIRSLAQQDVPGRKIVVLGEMKELGSQSAAFHLELAPVLEDAGIDKVYAAGNEMRPVLNALPSTMRGDWAEQAIGLADAVSRDIQAGDVVMAKGSNASKVSALVKELQNRATASG; encoded by the coding sequence ATGAATCACAACTTATGGACAGCCTATGAGGCTGCCGCTGCAACAGGCGGTATGCTGTGCGTTCGTGGCGGCGGTGACGGCGCAGAACTTCCCGAGGAATCATGGAGTGCCCGCGGCATTTCCATAGATACACGGACTATCCGTCCCGGTGAAATTTTTGTCGCCCTGAAAGATGCCCGCGACGGGCACGATTTCATTCGCAATGCTTTCAAGGCGGGTGCGTCTGCCGCGCTTGTCTCCAAGGCCCCACAGGATACGCCCGATGGCGCACCGCTTTTGCTGGTGAATGACACCCTGACCGGCCTTGAGGCTCTCGCGGCAGCCGCCCGGGATCGTTGCTTTGGGCAGATGATTGCTGTCACCGGCAGCGCCGGTAAAACCAGTACAAAGGAAATGCTCCGGGCAGCGCTTGTTCCGTCTGGCAAGGTTCACGCAGCAGAGCGCAGTTTCAATAATCATCTTGGCGTGCCGCTGACCCTTGCAGAATTGCCGAATGATACAGCCTTTGGTGTGTTTGAAATCGGCATGAACCACGCAGGCGAGATCACACCGTTGACCCGCCTTGTTCGACCACACATTGCCATCGTCACGACCGTAGCTGCAGCGCATCTAGAATTTTTTGACAATATGACTGGCATCGCTGAGGCAAAAGCCGAGATATTTGCCGGATTGCGCAAAAGCGGTGTCGCGATATTGCCGCGCGACAATGAGTTCTATGATCTGCTCAAGGCCAGGGTCAGGGACAATAACCCCGCCGGGGCCACGCAAAAAATTGTCTCATTCGGCAGTCATCCGGAAGCTGACTACCGCCTCCTCGACATAAATAGTCGGGGTGATGAAGGTATGGACATTTCTGTCAGCATATCAGGTGAGACGCATCATTTCAGACTGGGCCTTCAGGGAGAACATCAGGCCATGAATGCCATGGCCGTTCTTGCTGCTGTAGATCATGCCGGTGGTGACCGGTCTGCGGCCATGGAGGCACTCGCCGGGCTTGCCCCGGTTGAAGGGCGCGGCTTGCCGCAGGTGTTGTCCTTGCAGGCGCGCACTTTCACTCTGATTGACGAGAGTTATAATGCCAACCCGGCGTCAATGGCCGCGGCCATCCGGTCTCTGGCTCAACAGGATGTGCCGGGCCGAAAAATTGTTGTGTTGGGGGAGATGAAGGAGCTGGGCAGCCAGAGCGCGGCCTTTCATCTGGAACTGGCGCCGGTTCTGGAAGATGCCGGCATTGATAAGGTCTATGCTGCTGGTAATGAGATGCGACCTGTGCTTAACGCTTTACCTTCGACCATGCGCGGCGATTGGGCAGAGCAGGCTATTGGCCTTGCCGATGCTGTTTCTCGGGACATCCAGGCGGGGGATGTCGTGATGGCCAAGGGCTCCAACGCGTCAAAAGTCTCTGCTTTGGTCAAGGAATTGCAGAACAGGGCAACGGCCTCAGGATAA
- a CDS encoding UDP-N-acetylmuramoyl-L-alanyl-D-glutamate--2,6-diaminopimelate ligase, with protein sequence MKLSDLVNLPVGAGDAEIAGISADSRQIKPGFIFAALAGTVVDGREYIPQAENNGAVAIIAEPDTQASIPLLSTAEPRLLLAQLAARFHAGQPEMTVGITGTNGKTSIARFCQQLWSMLGHKAGSLGTLGAFADGYEYTLRHTTPDPVEIHQVLSTMATLGTTHLAMEVSSHGLSQYRADGVKFSVAAFTNITRDHLDYHPDFEDYFAAKARLFTELLPEGHTAVINMDGAESPRVAELVRQAGRRLMSVGRQGQDIRLLDTSPLPDGQQVSLVAEGKEYTLKLPLVGYFQAENALVAAGVAVASGHDISQVMPLLERLNGAPGRMEHIADKKIGHDTAGVYVDYAHTPDAIETALKAIRPHTTGKVIIIIGAGGDRDKVKRPQMGTAAAALADEVIVTDDNPRTEDPATIRAEVMQGCPQAIEVADRREAIASGLERLAPGDILLIAGKGHETGQTVGTITMPFNDADVARDLTG encoded by the coding sequence GTGAAGCTAAGTGATCTTGTTAACTTACCGGTCGGGGCAGGGGATGCCGAGATTGCAGGCATTAGCGCAGATTCGCGTCAGATAAAGCCGGGTTTTATTTTCGCAGCTTTAGCCGGAACAGTAGTTGATGGCAGGGAATATATTCCTCAGGCGGAGAACAACGGTGCGGTTGCGATTATCGCAGAGCCTGACACGCAGGCATCAATCCCGCTCCTGAGCACTGCGGAGCCAAGACTGTTACTGGCGCAACTGGCAGCGCGGTTTCACGCTGGCCAGCCCGAGATGACAGTCGGGATTACAGGTACGAACGGCAAGACATCAATCGCACGCTTCTGTCAGCAATTATGGTCAATGCTGGGACATAAGGCGGGCAGTCTCGGGACTCTTGGGGCATTTGCTGACGGATATGAATATACACTGCGCCATACGACGCCAGACCCTGTGGAAATTCATCAGGTGCTTTCCACCATGGCAACCCTGGGGACAACGCACCTGGCCATGGAAGTGTCCAGCCATGGCCTGTCACAATATCGCGCTGATGGCGTTAAATTCTCGGTTGCGGCCTTTACAAATATTACGCGGGATCATCTCGATTATCACCCGGACTTTGAAGACTATTTTGCCGCAAAGGCTCGTCTGTTCACAGAGCTTCTGCCAGAAGGGCATACGGCTGTTATCAATATGGATGGTGCCGAAAGTCCGCGCGTTGCCGAGCTTGTCAGGCAAGCAGGCCGCAGGTTGATGAGTGTGGGGCGTCAGGGGCAGGATATACGTCTGCTTGATACCTCACCATTGCCGGACGGCCAGCAGGTCAGCCTTGTGGCAGAGGGCAAAGAATATACTCTGAAACTGCCGCTGGTCGGATATTTTCAGGCCGAAAACGCGCTTGTTGCTGCTGGCGTCGCTGTTGCCAGTGGCCATGACATCAGTCAGGTCATGCCTTTGTTGGAACGCCTTAACGGCGCCCCTGGGCGCATGGAACATATTGCCGATAAAAAGATCGGACATGATACAGCCGGTGTTTATGTGGACTATGCGCATACACCTGATGCAATCGAGACAGCGCTGAAAGCTATTCGTCCCCACACGACTGGAAAAGTGATCATCATTATCGGCGCAGGCGGTGACCGGGACAAGGTCAAGCGGCCGCAGATGGGGACTGCGGCAGCCGCGCTCGCAGATGAAGTGATCGTGACCGATGACAATCCCCGAACGGAAGACCCCGCCACGATCAGGGCGGAGGTCATGCAAGGTTGCCCGCAGGCGATAGAAGTTGCTGATCGCCGGGAAGCAATCGCATCAGGTCTGGAGAGGCTGGCACCGGGAGACATTTTGCTGATCGCGGGTAAGGGGCATGAAACGGGTCAGACTGTCGGGACAATAACAATGCCGTTTAACGATGCTGACGTGGCGCGGGATCTTACGGGGTAA
- a CDS encoding penicillin-binding protein 2, translated as MKLPFIGQKKKPSARILHETQFSGLGEAGAAASLPVHCRASVRSREQVQVSRMRGRIWLCMAAFLAVFFGLSLRLADLTVLGTAEARHARTQSAPVAATERPLIVDRNLNRLAMNQEVVGAGVTTRDVWDLEETARKLTAVFPKLNEDSLRERLEQKKYIPLTENLSEDQYQKLAAFGLPGVEFVTSVKRVYPQGAQAAHVLGYTVPGRGGAAGLEKVVDLHTAEGPLVSSLDIRVQQILEEELWRTSTTFSAKAAWGIVMDVTSGEIIALASLPEYNPNEPGESHVSSWRNRAMYDVYELGSAFKILTAASALEAGVTDTTRLYDVRHPLKVRNRTISDYHPKGGFMTLTEVMQHSSNIGMARIALDLGADTLAIYLKALGMTSPLVTELPEQRAPLLPAQWGEVEMATISYGHGIAVTPLQLTAAVGAVINGGDYIQPTFLKRDPSAPQSRTALFSADTSATMRLMLRRVITDGTGRNADVPGYYVIGKTATADKPSPYGGYKKDERLSSFIGAFPGYDPRYVVLVSFDEPQPTAETYGYATAGVVAAPAFQRIVSRSAPLLGLQPVADDLAFAQFMSAFREKQEMRLALAPREAMAQGADVHPDQVAKLLAELGP; from the coding sequence ATGAAGCTGCCATTTATCGGCCAGAAGAAAAAGCCTAGCGCGCGCATTCTGCACGAAACTCAGTTTTCAGGATTGGGTGAAGCAGGCGCTGCTGCGTCTTTGCCGGTTCATTGTCGTGCGAGCGTCAGAAGTCGGGAGCAGGTTCAGGTGAGCCGGATGCGCGGCCGAATCTGGTTATGCATGGCGGCGTTTCTGGCTGTGTTTTTCGGTCTGTCTTTACGGCTGGCAGACCTGACCGTACTCGGAACAGCAGAAGCAAGACATGCGCGCACTCAGTCTGCACCAGTTGCTGCGACTGAACGCCCCCTGATCGTTGATCGAAACCTCAACCGTCTTGCGATGAATCAGGAAGTGGTGGGCGCAGGGGTGACGACACGCGATGTGTGGGATCTGGAAGAAACCGCCCGAAAGCTGACAGCCGTTTTTCCGAAACTTAATGAGGACAGTTTGCGCGAGCGACTGGAGCAAAAAAAATATATACCGCTTACCGAGAATTTGTCTGAAGACCAGTATCAGAAACTTGCTGCGTTCGGTCTGCCTGGCGTCGAATTCGTGACCAGCGTGAAAAGGGTTTACCCACAGGGCGCGCAGGCCGCGCATGTGCTGGGATACACGGTGCCCGGTCGTGGCGGCGCTGCCGGGCTTGAAAAGGTTGTCGATTTGCATACGGCGGAAGGACCGCTCGTTTCGTCACTGGACATCAGAGTGCAGCAAATTCTTGAAGAAGAATTATGGCGCACGTCTACCACATTCTCCGCCAAGGCGGCGTGGGGTATTGTCATGGATGTGACCTCCGGCGAAATTATCGCGCTGGCCAGCCTGCCTGAATATAATCCCAATGAGCCGGGCGAGAGCCATGTCTCGAGTTGGCGCAACCGCGCCATGTATGATGTCTATGAGCTTGGGTCTGCCTTCAAGATTTTGACTGCTGCGAGCGCGCTCGAAGCAGGGGTGACTGACACAACCAGACTATATGACGTTCGCCACCCCCTGAAAGTGCGTAACCGAACCATATCTGATTATCACCCGAAGGGTGGTTTCATGACGCTGACAGAGGTGATGCAGCACTCATCCAATATCGGTATGGCGCGCATTGCCCTTGATCTGGGAGCGGACACGCTGGCTATCTATCTCAAGGCCCTTGGTATGACCTCACCGCTCGTGACGGAATTACCAGAACAGCGTGCACCATTGCTGCCTGCCCAGTGGGGGGAGGTTGAAATGGCGACTATTTCATACGGCCATGGCATTGCCGTTACACCATTACAGCTGACGGCGGCAGTCGGGGCTGTGATTAACGGCGGTGACTATATCCAGCCAACTTTTCTGAAGCGTGACCCGTCTGCGCCGCAGAGCAGGACAGCTCTGTTTTCTGCTGATACAAGCGCCACAATGCGGTTAATGCTGCGCCGGGTCATAACTGACGGCACAGGGCGTAACGCAGATGTGCCCGGCTATTATGTTATCGGCAAGACAGCTACGGCGGATAAACCCTCTCCTTATGGTGGCTACAAAAAGGATGAGCGCCTTTCAAGCTTCATTGGTGCCTTTCCGGGCTATGATCCAAGATACGTCGTGCTCGTCTCTTTTGATGAGCCACAGCCAACAGCGGAAACATACGGGTATGCGACCGCCGGCGTTGTGGCTGCCCCGGCATTTCAAAGAATAGTCTCCAGGTCTGCACCTTTGCTGGGCCTGCAACCCGTTGCAGATGATCTTGCCTTCGCCCAATTTATGTCTGCTTTTCGCGAAAAACAGGAAATGCGACTGGCATTGGCACCAAGAGAGGCAATGGCGCAGGGGGCTGATGTGCATCCCGATCAGGTGGCAAAGTTATTGGCGGAGTTGGGCCCGTGA
- the rsmH gene encoding 16S rRNA (cytosine(1402)-N(4))-methyltransferase RsmH, whose product MTDRHSREFGHLPVLAQEAVEALALKAGETYVDATMGGGGYTRMMLDHTDCQVIAFDRDPAATKAAEVWSHEYADRLHIVQRPFAEMATALAALDVAQVHGVVMDLGVSSLQLDEGARGFSFRHDGPLNMRMDQQSTLDATELLNKADEKDLADIFYIYGEEKKSRIAAREIVRVRQDNPISTTGQLRDILEHVLGPQGREKIHPATRIFQAIRIFVNDELGQLAKGLLAAERVLVDAGRLAVVTFHSLEDRVVKRFLAQRSALQQPGSRHMPDISLNSPKPTFSLLSRRPVTASDQEVQTNPRARSAKLRAALRTDAVAGDAGPDFLRSIGLPQPVFSTALRNWS is encoded by the coding sequence ATGACTGACCGGCATTCGCGAGAGTTTGGCCATTTACCCGTGCTTGCGCAGGAGGCTGTGGAGGCACTGGCCCTCAAGGCAGGCGAAACCTATGTCGACGCCACAATGGGCGGCGGCGGTTATACCAGAATGATGCTTGACCATACCGACTGTCAGGTCATCGCCTTTGACAGAGACCCCGCTGCGACAAAAGCGGCGGAGGTGTGGTCTCATGAATATGCCGACAGGTTGCATATTGTGCAGCGGCCATTTGCCGAGATGGCGACAGCGCTTGCCGCTCTTGATGTGGCGCAAGTGCATGGTGTTGTCATGGACCTTGGTGTCTCATCGCTACAGCTGGATGAAGGTGCGCGCGGTTTTTCCTTTCGCCATGACGGCCCGCTGAACATGCGCATGGATCAGCAAAGCACGCTTGATGCTACAGAGTTGCTGAACAAGGCGGACGAAAAAGATCTGGCTGACATTTTCTACATCTATGGTGAAGAAAAGAAGTCACGGATTGCTGCCAGGGAGATCGTGCGTGTGCGCCAGGATAACCCGATCAGTACCACCGGCCAGTTGAGAGATATTCTCGAGCATGTCCTTGGTCCGCAGGGGCGGGAGAAAATTCATCCTGCTACGCGCATTTTTCAGGCGATCCGCATTTTTGTGAATGATGAACTCGGGCAACTGGCAAAAGGCCTGCTCGCTGCCGAACGTGTTCTTGTGGATGCTGGCAGACTTGCCGTGGTGACCTTTCATTCTCTGGAAGACCGGGTTGTCAAACGCTTTCTGGCGCAACGAAGTGCACTTCAACAGCCGGGATCGAGGCATATGCCTGATATTTCCCTGAATAGCCCGAAGCCTACTTTTTCGCTTTTGTCACGTCGGCCAGTCACGGCTTCCGATCAGGAAGTGCAGACAAACCCGCGTGCTCGGTCTGCCAAGCTGCGCGCTGCGTTGCGAACCGATGCTGTTGCAGGGGATGCGGGGCCAGACTTTCTGCGCAGCATTGGCCTGCCTCAACCTGTCTTTTCCACTGCCCTGAGAAACTGGAGTTGA
- a CDS encoding division/cell wall cluster transcriptional repressor MraZ encodes MAQAMEIEDIQRSSFSTRFLGAHDNKIDGKGRLSIPAQFRSALQNGQKDALLYCFPAFNRQVIECGGPDLLNILMKSIANHDVLDEAREALEVAVLSRIQTLAFDETGRISLPKTLRDYAGLTAAAAVVGIGARFQIMTPDKHQHVLSLADAAAAANPDIMRGRSLPSFSGWGGHND; translated from the coding sequence ATGGCACAGGCCATGGAAATAGAGGACATCCAGCGATCAAGTTTCAGCACCCGCTTTTTGGGGGCGCATGATAACAAGATCGACGGTAAGGGACGGCTTTCCATACCGGCCCAATTCAGATCTGCGCTGCAAAATGGCCAGAAGGATGCGCTGTTATACTGCTTCCCGGCTTTCAATCGTCAGGTCATCGAGTGTGGCGGGCCTGACCTTCTCAACATCCTGATGAAGTCCATTGCCAATCATGACGTGCTGGACGAGGCCCGTGAGGCGCTGGAAGTCGCGGTTCTCTCGCGCATCCAGACGCTCGCCTTTGATGAAACAGGGCGTATCAGCCTGCCCAAAACCTTGCGCGACTATGCCGGGCTTACCGCCGCCGCCGCCGTCGTGGGCATCGGCGCGCGTTTTCAGATCATGACGCCGGACAAGCACCAGCATGTGCTGTCTCTGGCCGATGCAGCAGCTGCGGCCAATCCTGACATTATGCGCGGGCGCAGCTTGCCGAGCTTCTCAGGCTGGGGAGGTCATAATGACTGA
- a CDS encoding DUF1153 domain-containing protein, with translation MVNVGNNKSMGLVKREPYVIGPDGTALTLKDLPPTSTKRWVIRRKAEVVAAVRGGLLSLEQACERYSLTEEEYAAWEKGIEKHGMQGLRATRIQQYRS, from the coding sequence ATGGTGAACGTGGGTAACAATAAATCAATGGGTCTCGTCAAGCGAGAGCCTTATGTCATCGGGCCGGATGGGACGGCCCTGACGTTAAAGGATCTGCCGCCGACAAGCACGAAACGCTGGGTGATCCGGCGCAAGGCTGAAGTCGTTGCCGCAGTACGTGGTGGTTTGCTGAGCCTTGAACAGGCCTGTGAGCGATATTCCCTGACCGAGGAAGAATATGCCGCCTGGGAAAAGGGTATTGAAAAGCATGGTATGCAAGGTTTGCGCGCCACGCGTATTCAGCAATATCGCTCCTGA
- a CDS encoding LysM peptidoglycan-binding domain-containing M23 family metallopeptidase: MRAKIFLLAGSVSFLGLTAFAEEQGAPVEFATDPGKAHPKYIEQALATGSDARIVAASADQSIEAMMASEPIYDTVDQSQIMQGQTADRGGFDYGYASNELDMAVQTSVQASGRPTPLVQGRPASATAMQQVAMQAPVTQRPYQKDPIYQVAENSQGASSATATAGLSQGYIRVQPGDTVYALSRRCGIKANSIIAANQLPAPYALQVGQVLLIPGLGQPEIQQAQYTPPPQPQPAAPIPQPVSQPRQQAAAQSYVVRPGNTLYSISRAYGLDVATVAIANGLTPPYTLSVGQRLTIPSAGQPTAAMTQSAPTQPVSNANRNTYVDPQAGSSYRREAAAPVPDAPKSVSYAVPEKSNSVRFDWPIQGMVVMGYGLAPDGRRNDGINIAAPVGTPIRATADGEVVYRGSDLEGYGNLLLVKHAGGWVSAYAHTDAMLVRKGENVRKGQVIAKVGTTGTVDQPQLHFELRHDLKPKDPLAALEGKLDTLAQ, from the coding sequence ATGCGTGCAAAAATTTTCCTGCTGGCAGGCAGTGTTTCATTTCTGGGCTTGACCGCCTTCGCTGAGGAGCAGGGCGCCCCTGTGGAATTTGCGACAGATCCCGGCAAGGCACATCCCAAATATATCGAACAGGCGCTGGCAACAGGGTCTGACGCGCGCATTGTCGCGGCCAGTGCAGACCAGTCGATTGAGGCCATGATGGCGTCGGAGCCGATTTACGACACAGTCGATCAATCCCAGATCATGCAGGGTCAGACAGCCGATCGCGGTGGTTTTGACTATGGTTATGCCTCCAATGAACTGGATATGGCTGTGCAGACGAGTGTGCAGGCTTCCGGCAGACCAACGCCGCTGGTGCAGGGCAGGCCGGCAAGCGCAACAGCGATGCAGCAAGTGGCCATGCAGGCCCCGGTGACGCAGCGTCCATATCAGAAAGATCCGATTTATCAGGTTGCAGAAAATTCGCAGGGGGCGTCCTCTGCCACGGCAACCGCAGGGTTGAGCCAAGGCTATATTCGCGTGCAGCCGGGTGATACTGTCTATGCGCTGTCGCGCCGCTGTGGCATCAAGGCAAATTCAATCATCGCAGCCAACCAGCTGCCAGCGCCGTATGCGTTGCAGGTTGGTCAAGTTCTGCTGATCCCTGGTCTTGGTCAGCCTGAAATTCAGCAGGCACAATATACGCCGCCGCCTCAACCACAGCCAGCGGCCCCGATACCGCAGCCAGTTTCACAGCCGCGGCAGCAGGCCGCTGCGCAAAGCTATGTCGTGCGGCCGGGGAACACGCTCTATTCGATCTCCCGCGCGTATGGTCTTGATGTGGCAACCGTTGCCATCGCCAACGGCCTGACGCCGCCTTACACCCTTTCTGTCGGGCAGCGCCTGACCATTCCATCTGCGGGCCAACCCACAGCGGCGATGACGCAATCTGCGCCAACGCAGCCGGTCAGTAATGCGAACCGCAACACATATGTTGATCCGCAGGCAGGCAGTTCGTACCGGCGCGAAGCCGCTGCTCCTGTGCCGGATGCGCCAAAATCAGTTTCCTATGCGGTGCCGGAGAAGTCCAACAGTGTTCGTTTCGACTGGCCAATTCAAGGCATGGTCGTGATGGGATATGGCCTCGCACCGGATGGTCGGCGTAATGATGGTATCAATATCGCAGCGCCTGTGGGCACGCCGATCCGCGCGACAGCCGATGGTGAAGTCGTATATCGCGGCTCGGATCTGGAAGGATATGGCAATCTCTTGCTGGTCAAACATGCTGGTGGCTGGGTGAGTGCCTATGCCCACACAGATGCAATGCTTGTGCGTAAAGGCGAAAATGTCCGTAAAGGTCAGGTGATTGCCAAAGTAGGCACAACCGGCACTGTGGACCAGCCACAGTTGCATTTCGAATTAAGGCATGACCTGAAGCCAAAGGATCCGCTTGCCGCCCTGGAGGGCAAGCTGGACACACTGGCACAATAG
- the surE gene encoding 5'/3'-nucleotidase SurE — protein sequence MRILCTNDDGIHADGLSVLEDIARTLSDDVWVVAPEEDQSGAARALTLRDPVRIRVAGEKKFAVAGTPTDCAQMGASHILPKDGKAPDLILSGVNNGQNIAEDVTLSGTIAAAFQGMQMGIPSVALSLSRFSRDNCRWDTPRAHAPGILKKIIAAGWPEDVVMNLNFPDCAPEDCGPVEVTEQGHRDQVNLYAEERMDLRGRTYYWYGFQGKLSNPPAGTDLKAIYEGRISLTPLHLSLTHQDARVALADIFS from the coding sequence ATGCGTATTCTCTGCACCAATGATGACGGCATCCATGCCGACGGGTTGAGCGTTCTTGAAGACATCGCCCGCACCCTGTCAGATGATGTCTGGGTCGTCGCGCCGGAAGAGGACCAGTCCGGCGCTGCCCGGGCGTTGACCTTGCGCGACCCTGTGCGCATCCGTGTGGCGGGGGAAAAAAAATTCGCCGTCGCGGGCACGCCCACAGACTGTGCGCAGATGGGGGCCAGCCACATTCTGCCAAAAGATGGCAAGGCCCCGGACCTGATCCTGTCGGGGGTCAATAATGGCCAGAACATTGCCGAAGATGTGACGCTGTCGGGCACCATTGCGGCTGCCTTTCAGGGGATGCAGATGGGTATTCCGTCTGTTGCGTTGTCGCTGTCGCGGTTTTCGCGAGATAACTGCCGCTGGGACACACCGCGGGCACATGCGCCGGGCATTTTGAAAAAAATAATTGCTGCAGGCTGGCCGGAAGATGTGGTGATGAATCTCAATTTTCCGGACTGCGCACCGGAGGATTGCGGGCCGGTGGAGGTCACCGAGCAGGGGCATCGTGATCAGGTCAATCTGTACGCCGAGGAGCGGATGGACCTGCGTGGCCGCACCTATTACTGGTACGGCTTTCAGGGCAAACTTTCCAATCCACCGGCAGGCACGGACCTCAAGGCAATCTATGAGGGGCGTATTTCCCTGACGCCGCTGCATCTGTCATTAACCCATCAGGATGCCCGCGTTGCCTTGGCTGATATTTTCTCATAG